The sequence TTCCTCCCATGAGGAGAGAGACACAACCCTAAACCCCGCCCCTAAGCTGCCTTCAGGACATGATGCTCTGTTTATCTTTCTCATGATTCCCTAATGTACTGACACAAACTACAAGACAGAGAAACACATTAATTGTGTTTATTGATacaatatacataaataaatatttacatgCATTAATTTATTGATAAATATATTGTTCTTGATCTTGAGTTtacaaaaaataattcaaaattttCAAGCCATTGTTGTAATTAAGAAGTACTACCTAAAAGACAAAGCTAGCTACACTCATTGGGGTGTCCCTATTAGTGGTCCATCCTTACCTTGCATACAGCATGGTTGTGGTCATTATAGCAGCGGGGGTTGGAGTCAGGAGGTGGACAAGGTTTGGGTGGAGCAAATATTATCCACCTGCTGGGACAAGCAccttattggttgctaggatgcccaCTGCCCTAGCAACCAACTGGTAGGATGATCACAGCACAGAGGAGAAACCTGACCCAAGCAGTTCTATGGTGggccatttttattttagtttgggGACCCTGATCTTGCTGTATTAATGAGAAAATCTGCTTGATAGGTTGAATCTTCCTTTGCTTTAAACCTTATACCAGTTCACTTCCATGTCCTGCATTTCGTTGAACCTAATAAAGTCCAAGCAAGGGATTCTATGTCATATCAAAACAGCAAAAAAGCCTGAAGGCCACATCAGTACTATATCAGATAAACTTCCTACTGGGACCATTCACCTTGTGACCGGAGGTTGGCGGTCTGGTTAGTGAATCGGGATGGGGCCCAAAGATTTACATAAATGGGGTGGGAGCAAAACGGTTTGCCCAATGGAGCCAATCAACAATCTAGTAGAGCTCTAGTAGAGCACTTCGTTCAGCAGGACAAACAAATGTTGTTGTCCCTAGGGTGAAGGAACAGAGACGAGGAGGACATGCTTTCTCGgtgacgtgggggggggggctaaggtATGGAGTGAATCACTGTTGGTCCTAATAAACACCACCAATTTGCTAAGCTTCAGGAAGAGTTTGAAGACCTTGCTCTTCCAGAAGTGCTATAGGGGCTTATAGGTCACTGTATCTCggccagtaaggcctcgtacacacgataggttaaccagaggacaacggtctgatggaccgttttcatcggtccaaaccgatcgtgtgtgggccccataggttatttaaccataaaaaaaagccaacttgctttaaaattaaccgatggattcctaaccgatgggcaaaaaacgatcgttagtaggcacaaccatcggttaaaaatccacgcgtgctcataatcaagtcgacacatgcttgtaagcattgaacttcgttttttaaagcacgttgttgtgttttacttcaccgcgttctgacactgatggtgtgtaggcacgacggaccatcagtcagcttcattggttaacctatgacaacggtccttcagaccgttgtcctctggttaacctatcgtgtgtacaaggcctaatgccccgtacacaccatcactttatgtgatgaaaaaaaacgacgtttttaaaaacgtcactttaattgaccgtgtgtgggggaaaacgtcgttttatgtcttttaaaaaaacgaccaaaaaaaattgaagcatgctttaattttatgtgtcgtttttcaaaacgtcgttttttacttcacagaaattgaccgtgtgtagcaaaaaacgtcgtttaaaacgacgttttttcacccgcgcatgcccagaagctacttatgaagcaagcttcaatggaaaaagtggtgaacgtaacctcgctttgctataacattgtgagaaaaacgatggtgtgtaggcaacttcatctttgaaaattgaagtttcaaaaacgtcattttttacttcacagaaaatgtcgttttttttcatcacataaagtgatggtgtgtacggggcattaagggAGCTAAGAAGATCAGAATTTCCCTGCTCATTATAGTCATACAACAAGACTGCGTTTATAaggatttttttataataataataataataataataataatattaataataaaataatttggtAAGCATCTAATTTTTGCAAATTGTCCAGTTCTTCTGCAAATCTGGTTTCAGATCAAACTTTATCCATTTGCCACCATTccagtatttatttttaacagttaaTATATAATTAATCTATAAATAAAATGTGACCAGTGTTAACCAAAGGATCGTTAAGCTAAAAGGATACGTCCTTCAAAAAAAGGGGGCCTTTTAGTAATAGGTGGAGTCTAGTGGGCTGAGTCAGCCTCTGGTTTCTTCATCCATTGGATACTTAAACAGctagatggagcacaattcccaTACTTGGAGTTTTGGGTATCGTCGCCCAACTTTGTGTTGTTCCAACCCACCCCTCTTTCCCCACCCATTTCCGTGTCCCCCGCCCACCTGTACGCTCCTCCTGCTACATtggccaataaaataaaatacataaaagccATCAGGGAGAGTTTTCAGTGGTAGACAGACCCTCTGAAGACTTTCTCTGCCTGGTACATTAGAACACACACCATGGATGGAGTATAGTAACCCCCATACCATGGAAAAAGAATATAAACCTCCATACAATGGATAAACTATATGACCCCCCCAATCCCCACAGATTTTGTTCATGTACATTGCCATTATGCTTTGCATATTATCATTGTTTATTGAATTGATTGTTTAATAAGAGAGTTTACATTGCAGTTAGAGAATAGACTAATCAATTATAGTAATTAATTAATGGCGCATTGCAGAAAGGAGAAGCCGAGTAAGCATTACTTAGAATCTGACGGGATTTCATAGAGGATCCCATGTCTTCATTTATATTGTACAATCACAGGAATCATTTTACCCATTGAGGAAACCCATAAACtgacagaatagaataaaatatgtatttattgaaAGTTGGATGATAACAAATTGTGTATGGCTGGGATTAGCTCACTGGAGAAGTTATTGAGAGCAGCATTAATGGTAGCGGGGTCCTGCTCGTTTATTTGCTGAGTTATTTGGGACACCTTGTTATTAATCCATTTACGATCGGATTCGGAAAGTGTCTTTGACATACTGTCAGCCAAGGCTTTAAGGTGTCCAAGAACCTCAAGCAACTCACGAGCGGGGGTGCTCAGAGTTGTTGAAGGGGTGGAGGTTGTTGTGGAGGTGGTTGTGGCAGTTGTAGTTGTGGGTAACCTTGTATACAAAGCACGACGTACTCTTGGGCGAGGAATACTGTCACCTATAAAGCCATCCGATCCTGAACCTTCCATGGCATCAGTCGTAGTAGTTGTGGTTGTAGTGGGAGTAGTTGTAGTTGGGGTTGTAGTTGGAGTGGTTGTAGTTGGGGTTGTAGTCGGAGTAGTTGTAGTTGGGGTTGTAGTGGGAGTAGTTGTAGTTGGAGTAGTAGTAGTTGGGGTTGTCGTTGGAGTAGTTGTAGTTGGAGTAGTTGTAGTTGGGGTTGTAGTTGGAGTAGTTGTAGTTGGGGTTGTAGTTGGAGTAGTTGTAGTTGGAGTAGTTGTAGTTGGAGTAGTTGTAGTTGGGGTTGTAGTTGGAGTAGTTGTAGTTGGGGTTGTAGTTGGAGTAGTTGTAGTTGGGGTTGTAGTTGGAGTAGTAGTAGTTGGGGTTGTAGTTGGAGTAGTTGTAGTTGGGGTTGTAGTTGGAGTAGTTGTAGTTGGAGTAGTTGTAGTTGGGGTTGTAGTTGTAGTAGTTGGGGTTGTAGTGGGAGTAGTTGTAGTTGGGGTTGTAGTCGGAATAGTTGTAGTAGTTGTAGTTGTAGTCGGGGTAGTAGTCGGAGTAGTTGTAGTAGTTGTGGTTGGGGTTGTAGTAGTTGTAGTTGGGGTGGTAGTTATAGCTGGGGCAAGGGCTACCGtatctgaaataaaacaaagaTATAAGTTTCAGTCATTTGCACACAGTCACAAAAATTCAttataaatattgttttattctGAAAGTTCCATGGCGAGGAAGTTGAACACATTTTTGTCTCACTTTCTGAGATTTACGGGTCCTACAAAACAAGCACAATGTGAGTTTGACTATTAGTTGACTATCATACGGAATTTGCCTGATATGTTATTATGAAAACACGTAGCACAAGCCTCCATCTTGGTTCCCAATGTTCCTATTTTCAGCTGAATAAGATGTTTTTGTGACCATGGCAGGAGTCCTTCCCAGCTCATGGCAGAGTTCTGAAACCAATGGAGTGTTGGATAAATTGAACTGAAACCTGTTTCTAAGCTGACTTCACCTACGAAAATGCTCACTGCCTGACTGTCAAGCAGACAAAAATGCATCCAGTAAACTTGCG comes from Rana temporaria chromosome 2, aRanTem1.1, whole genome shotgun sequence and encodes:
- the LOC120928137 gene encoding cell wall protein DAN4-like → MDKMMMNCLLGLVCLTFCLHFTQAQTLSSYARTCGDCNTTSRATCEQSQGVAICTCKSGYVGDGLNCTAMVFCDTAKCCPKGYTWDVKKKQCADINECNDDTLNQCSPTDICYNRNGIYLCAANRNAACGKSGKCSDDMDCLEVNGDAQCADPCYNYKTINGTGRLYNLASPGRFETDRNYFGWFRYVGKGVSLREGCVGALKCGSMQPFTLAGKHPSFGDGIVMEPLLSNSISLGCVPGPSIPVKACSGGYWVYKYSGSLRFDVYCTDTVALAPAITTTPTTTTTTPTTTTTTTPTTTPTTTTTTTTIPTTTPTTTTPTTTPTTTTTTPTTTTPTTTTPTTTPTTTTPTTTPTTTTPTTTPTTTTPTTTPTTTTPTTTPTTTTPTTTTPTTTTPTTTPTTTTPTTTPTTTTPTTTTPTTTPTTTTPTTTTPTTTPTTTTPTTTPTTTTPTTTPTTTTPTTTTTTTTDAMEGSGSDGFIGDSIPRPRVRRALYTRLPTTTTATTTSTTTSTPSTTLSTPARELLEVLGHLKALADSMSKTLSESDRKWINNKVSQITQQINEQDPATINAALNNFSICVSTLGNHEKDKQSIMS